ACTGATTCACGGTTCTTCGTTGTAAACCTCAGGGGTGTGCCTGACGATCTCGGCATCGATCAGATAGATCACGTCTTCAGCGATATTGGTCGCGTGATCGGCTATTCTTTCCAGATGCCGACCGGCGGTGACCGCC
The window above is part of the Pseudomonadota bacterium genome. Proteins encoded here:
- a CDS encoding phosphate transport system regulatory protein PhoU, which encodes AVTAGRHLERIADHATNIAEDVIYLIDAEIVRHTPEVYNEEP